The proteins below are encoded in one region of Paenibacillus sp. YYML68:
- a CDS encoding YerC/YecD family TrpR-related protein: MQLKKLNDKAIDQLFEAILTLKDIEECYVFFDDLCTVNEIQSLSQRLEVARMLRKGNTYNQIEAETGASTATISRVKRCLNYGNDGYKMTLERLGR; encoded by the coding sequence ATGCAATTGAAGAAGCTGAACGATAAGGCGATTGACCAGTTATTTGAGGCGATATTGACGCTCAAGGATATAGAGGAATGCTACGTGTTTTTTGACGACCTGTGCACCGTGAACGAGATTCAGTCGCTGTCCCAGCGGCTCGAGGTGGCGCGCATGCTGCGCAAGGGCAACACGTACAACCAGATCGAGGCGGAGACGGGTGCGAGCACGGCGACGATCTCGCGGGTGAAGCGCTGCTTGAACTACGGCAACGACGGGTACAAGATGACGCTGGAGCGTCTCGGCCGCTAG
- a CDS encoding IS3 family transposase (programmed frameshift), giving the protein MARYSEELKRNIQLRMIPPHNESVSQIARDSGLSEGTLYKWQKEARANGAVVPGGGAEPEKWSSRDKFSIVLETATLSEVELAEYCRAKGLYAEQIEAWRDACMQANGGLAQQASQLQKELRTKEREMKTLTRELKRKEAALAETAALLVLRKKAQSNLGGPRGRMISASDRRMAMELIQEAVDAGAKEEAACQEIGLTQRTLQRWRKEGAPQEDQRPHAVRPAPSHKLSEVERQQIIEVVNQPAYKSLPPSQIVPRLADEGVYMASESTFYRVMHAHGQQHHRGRSKKPVSKPLTSHCAVAANQVWMWDITWLPGPVKGLFYYLYLILDLFSRKIVGWEVWNEESAEHASTLVRRTVLSEQCVVRKEPLVLHSDNGSPMKGATLLETLYSLGITPSKSRPRVSNDNPYAESVFRTCKYRPSYPLHGFKSTTEAREWVRKFVHWYNTEHHHSGLNFLTPNQRHKGLAEQIFEKRKRVYEQARQDNPRRWSGKIRNWSLDERVYLNPEKVQHSIATTTATQA; this is encoded by the exons ATGGCTAGATACAGTGAGGAATTGAAACGCAACATACAACTACGAATGATCCCCCCGCATAATGAATCCGTGAGTCAGATTGCAAGAGACAGCGGCCTGTCCGAAGGGACGCTGTACAAGTGGCAAAAAGAAGCCCGAGCGAACGGCGCTGTCGTTCCAGGTGGCGGAGCAGAGCCCGAGAAATGGAGTAGTCGGGATAAGTTTTCGATTGTGCTGGAAACCGCTACGTTGAGCGAAGTCGAACTGGCCGAATACTGTCGTGCCAAAGGACTCTACGCAGAACAGATTGAAGCTTGGCGGGATGCTTGTATGCAAGCCAATGGTGGACTCGCCCAACAGGCATCCCAGCTGCAAAAAGAACTCCGAACTAAAGAGCGAGAAATGAAAACGCTCACTCGGGAGTTAAAACGAAAGGAAGCTGCTCTAGCCGAAACGGCAGCGCTTCTCGTGCTGCGAAAAAAGGCACAGTCGA ATCTGGGGGGACCAAGAGGACGCATGATCAGTGCCTCAGATCGACGAATGGCCATGGAACTGATCCAAGAAGCAGTAGATGCTGGAGCCAAAGAAGAGGCGGCCTGCCAAGAGATCGGATTAACGCAGCGGACCTTGCAGCGGTGGCGCAAAGAGGGCGCACCGCAAGAGGATCAACGGCCGCATGCGGTAAGGCCTGCCCCATCCCACAAGCTAAGTGAAGTGGAACGTCAACAGATCATCGAGGTCGTGAACCAGCCGGCATACAAGAGCCTTCCACCTAGCCAAATCGTACCACGACTGGCTGATGAGGGTGTCTACATGGCGTCCGAATCGACATTCTATCGCGTAATGCATGCTCATGGACAGCAGCACCATCGAGGTCGCAGTAAGAAGCCTGTTTCGAAGCCGTTAACGAGCCATTGTGCTGTGGCGGCCAACCAAGTGTGGATGTGGGACATCACCTGGCTGCCTGGTCCTGTGAAGGGTTTATTCTACTACCTCTATCTCATCCTTGATCTATTCAGCCGAAAAATCGTAGGCTGGGAGGTATGGAATGAAGAATCCGCGGAGCATGCGAGCACATTGGTTCGTCGAACGGTCCTGAGCGAACAGTGCGTTGTGCGCAAGGAGCCGCTGGTCCTGCATTCGGATAACGGGAGTCCGATGAAGGGTGCCACTCTACTTGAAACGTTATACAGCCTAGGAATCACGCCCTCCAAAAGCAGGCCGCGTGTCAGCAACGATAACCCTTACGCCGAGTCGGTGTTTCGCACCTGCAAATACCGCCCCAGCTACCCGTTACATGGATTTAAGTCGACGACAGAAGCCCGTGAATGGGTACGGAAGTTCGTCCATTGGTATAACACTGAGCATCACCACAGCGGGCTTAATTTCCTGACCCCTAACCAAAGGCATAAGGGGCTTGCTGAACAGATTTTTGAGAAGAGAAAGCGAGTGTACGAACAAGCTAGACAGGACAACCCGAGGCGGTGGTCCGGGAAGATAAGGAACTGGAGTCTAGACGAACGAGTGTATCTTAACCCCGAGAAAGTCCAGCACTCCATAGCTACAACAACGGCGACACAAGCCTGA
- a CDS encoding DNA-binding response regulator, producing MKMRLAEDVYEAFMKEQVLKATGDRKRRLADGLGHAERLFLEQVWWPAVGHFDYLHAEYEVRDFKDGRRYVDFAYLRPPYKVCIELDGYGPHCREITRAQFADQLIRQNHLVLDQWIVFRFAYDEIKEKPRQCQQTILQLMGNWYGDFKHVECDINYKEREVLRFAAQKLGVVSPVELSKHMGVSTRVVRELLHALCKKELLVPLSGVSRIRSYGLHPRWKGWAML from the coding sequence ATGAAGATGCGATTGGCAGAGGATGTATACGAAGCTTTCATGAAAGAACAGGTCCTCAAAGCAACGGGTGACCGAAAAAGGAGGTTAGCCGATGGACTAGGTCATGCCGAAAGGTTGTTTCTTGAGCAGGTATGGTGGCCGGCTGTTGGACATTTTGATTATCTTCATGCGGAGTATGAAGTGAGGGATTTTAAGGATGGACGAAGGTATGTGGATTTTGCTTATCTGCGACCACCGTATAAGGTCTGTATAGAACTTGATGGTTATGGGCCACATTGCCGTGAAATTACCCGAGCTCAGTTCGCAGATCAACTCATCAGGCAAAATCATCTCGTGTTAGATCAATGGATCGTGTTTCGCTTCGCTTACGATGAAATTAAAGAGAAGCCGCGACAGTGTCAGCAAACGATCTTGCAGCTCATGGGTAACTGGTATGGTGATTTCAAGCATGTGGAGTGCGACATAAATTACAAGGAACGAGAAGTGCTGCGCTTCGCAGCACAGAAGCTAGGAGTCGTATCTCCCGTTGAGCTTAGTAAGCATATGGGTGTTAGTACGCGTGTTGTTCGGGAGTTGCTGCATGCTCTATGTAAAAAGGAACTGCTTGTTCCGTTATCCGGAGTGTCGAGGATACGCTCGTATGGTCTCCATCCAAGGTGGAAAGGATGGGCTATGCTGTGA
- the vrrA gene encoding VrrA/YqfQ family protein, protein MNRSKQTIGNQGAYSRQAAPGSARRPQAQSHSSYPQQYRQPYRQHTYTRSVTPTEGYPGLGGGSPLGGYPGLQGGQLPVQQQALVPTQQAPSSGGGGLGSLFGGGGSSGGSTGGGLASLFGGGSGGSGSGFNIGQVKQFIDRMGGIEGIVDTFGKMQRVIGSVQQMAPMVKLLLGSFGKKNAAAADDDYAYVPRRKRKRRKRKGVVRGRRRSTKARR, encoded by the coding sequence ATGAATAGATCGAAGCAAACGATCGGCAATCAAGGCGCCTATTCGCGTCAGGCCGCACCGGGCTCGGCAAGACGACCGCAAGCGCAGTCGCACTCGTCGTACCCACAGCAGTACCGCCAGCCATATCGTCAGCATACGTATACACGCAGCGTGACGCCAACTGAGGGGTATCCAGGTCTTGGCGGAGGCAGTCCATTGGGCGGCTATCCGGGCTTGCAGGGCGGGCAGCTGCCTGTGCAGCAGCAAGCCTTGGTCCCGACTCAGCAGGCTCCGTCCTCGGGCGGTGGCGGTCTGGGCTCATTGTTCGGCGGGGGCGGCAGCTCCGGCGGTAGCACGGGCGGCGGTCTAGCGTCTCTGTTCGGCGGGGGCAGTGGTGGCAGCGGCAGCGGCTTCAATATAGGGCAGGTGAAGCAGTTCATCGACCGCATGGGCGGCATTGAGGGCATCGTCGACACCTTCGGTAAAATGCAGCGCGTCATCGGCAGCGTCCAGCAGATGGCGCCGATGGTGAAGCTGCTGCTCGGCTCCTTCGGCAAGAAGAACGCCGCAGCAGCAGACGACGACTACGCCTACGTGCCGCGTCGCAAGCGTAAGCGCCGCAAGCGTAAGGGCGTCGTGCGCGGCCGTCGCCGCAGCACGAAGGCGCGGCGTTAA
- a CDS encoding ThuA domain-containing protein: protein MSSKLRVTIWNEFRHEKENEKVRSVYPNGIHTAIGEGLAHEVEVTYATLDEPEHGLSEQRLNETDVLIWWGHKAHGDVQDYIVERVQQRVWQGMGLIVLHSGHFSKVFKRLMGTSCDLKWREADEKERIWVVAPNHPIAEGIGEYIELPAEEMYGEHFDIPAPDELIMVSWFEGGEVFRSGCTFSRGQGKIFYFRPGHETYPTYYNEQVRRVIRNAVHWAAPTTREYPKYGNHQPLESIKGK from the coding sequence ATGAGCAGCAAGCTGCGAGTTACGATCTGGAACGAATTCCGTCATGAGAAAGAAAACGAGAAGGTGCGTTCGGTGTATCCGAACGGCATCCATACGGCGATCGGCGAAGGCCTCGCCCATGAGGTCGAGGTGACGTACGCGACGCTGGACGAGCCTGAGCATGGGCTGAGTGAGCAGCGCTTGAATGAGACGGATGTGCTCATCTGGTGGGGGCACAAGGCGCATGGGGATGTGCAGGATTACATCGTGGAGCGCGTGCAGCAGCGGGTATGGCAAGGGATGGGCTTGATCGTGCTGCATTCTGGACATTTCTCCAAGGTGTTCAAGCGGCTGATGGGCACGTCCTGCGACTTGAAGTGGCGCGAGGCCGACGAGAAGGAGCGCATCTGGGTCGTCGCCCCGAACCATCCGATCGCAGAGGGCATCGGGGAATACATCGAGCTGCCTGCGGAGGAGATGTATGGCGAGCACTTCGACATTCCGGCGCCGGACGAGCTCATTATGGTGAGCTGGTTCGAGGGCGGCGAGGTGTTCCGATCCGGCTGCACGTTCTCAAGAGGCCAAGGGAAGATCTTCTACTTCCGTCCCGGCCACGAGACGTACCCGACGTACTACAACGAGCAGGTGCGCCGCGTCATCCGCAACGCCGTCCATTGGGCCGCGCCGACGACGCGCGAGTATCCGAAGTATGGCAATCATCAGCCGCTGGAGTCGATTAAGGGCAAGTAG
- a CDS encoding diacylglycerol kinase, translating to MTERAKRARLIYNPSSGREEMKKRLPEILQRLERGGLETSTHATIGEGDATLAAAEAVERGFDIVIAAGGDGTLYEVINGMAEKSHRPPLGILPLGTTNDFARALNIPRNWEGAVDVIIRQHARAIDVGKVNQRYFINIAGGGSMTELTYEVPSKLKTMIGQMAYYMKGIEKLPRLRPIELYIRTPEGELHEEVMLFLISNSNSVGGFERLAPDASLNDGLFDVLILRKCTLPEFIRVVSLALRGEHLTDPNIIYLKTKHIQVTSPDYVQLNLDGEFGGTLPCVFTNLPQHLHIFVDESGQTTYKTASPLNHLKLPWKTKVEDETEDDEQK from the coding sequence ATGACGGAACGGGCCAAGCGTGCCAGGTTGATCTATAACCCAAGCTCAGGACGTGAGGAAATGAAGAAGCGGCTGCCGGAGATTCTCCAGCGGCTGGAGCGCGGCGGACTCGAGACGAGCACCCATGCGACGATCGGGGAGGGCGATGCGACGCTCGCGGCGGCCGAGGCGGTCGAGCGCGGGTTCGATATCGTGATCGCGGCAGGCGGCGACGGTACGCTGTACGAGGTCATCAACGGGATGGCGGAAAAAAGTCACCGTCCCCCGCTCGGCATATTGCCGCTGGGGACGACGAATGATTTTGCCCGGGCGCTGAACATTCCCCGCAACTGGGAGGGCGCTGTCGATGTGATCATCCGCCAGCATGCGCGCGCGATCGACGTCGGCAAGGTGAACCAGCGTTACTTCATTAATATTGCAGGCGGCGGCTCGATGACCGAGCTGACGTACGAGGTGCCGAGCAAGCTGAAGACGATGATCGGCCAGATGGCCTATTATATGAAGGGCATCGAGAAGCTGCCGCGGCTGCGCCCGATCGAGCTGTACATTCGCACGCCGGAGGGCGAGCTGCACGAGGAGGTCATGCTGTTCCTCATCTCGAACAGTAACTCGGTCGGCGGCTTCGAGCGTCTAGCGCCCGATGCGTCGTTGAACGACGGCCTGTTCGACGTGCTGATTCTGCGTAAGTGTACACTTCCTGAGTTCATCCGTGTCGTCTCGCTTGCGCTGCGCGGAGAGCATTTGACCGATCCGAACATTATATATTTGAAGACGAAGCACATTCAGGTGACGTCCCCGGACTATGTGCAGCTGAACCTGGACGGCGAATTCGGCGGCACGCTACCGTGCGTATTCACGAATCTGCCCCAGCATCTGCATATCTTCGTGGATGAGAGCGGGCAGACGACCTACAAGACGGCGAGCCCGCTGAACCACCTGAAGCTTCCTTGGAAAACGAAAGTCGAGGACGAGACCGAAGATGACGAACAGAAATAG
- the namA gene encoding NADPH dehydrogenase NamA, whose translation MLFTSYTMKELTLKNRIVMSPMCMYACDDESGRVNNWHKVHYPSRAVGQVGLIIVEATAVTPQGRISAQDLGIWSDEHVEGLKELTSLVHSQGAHIGIQLAHAGRKALVEGPILAPSAIPFDEKHRTPEAMTEQHIAETITAFAEAARRAKEAGFDVIELHAAHGYLINEFLSPLTNKRTDAYGGDKDRRYQLLNDVIDAVKQQWSGPLFVRISAHDYHPEGLTPDDYVDYARRMKAQGVDLIDVSSGAVLPAVPPNIYPGFQAAYAAQLRKEAEVATGAVGIITQPELAESILASGQADLVLLGRELLRDPYWPRTAAKQLGVTLEPPKSYNRGW comes from the coding sequence ATGCTGTTTACGTCTTACACCATGAAGGAGCTCACGCTCAAGAACCGCATCGTCATGTCGCCCATGTGCATGTACGCCTGCGACGATGAATCTGGTCGGGTCAACAACTGGCACAAGGTGCACTACCCATCCCGCGCGGTCGGGCAGGTCGGCCTCATCATCGTCGAGGCAACAGCGGTGACGCCGCAGGGACGCATATCGGCGCAAGATCTCGGCATCTGGAGCGATGAGCACGTCGAAGGCTTGAAGGAGCTCACCTCCCTCGTTCATAGCCAAGGAGCTCACATCGGCATCCAGCTCGCTCATGCCGGGCGCAAGGCGCTCGTCGAAGGACCGATCCTCGCGCCATCCGCAATCCCGTTCGATGAGAAGCACCGGACACCCGAAGCGATGACCGAGCAGCATATCGCCGAGACGATTACAGCGTTCGCCGAAGCGGCCCGTCGGGCCAAGGAAGCCGGCTTCGACGTCATCGAGCTTCATGCCGCGCACGGGTACTTAATCAACGAGTTCCTGTCCCCGCTCACGAACAAGCGTACCGACGCCTATGGCGGTGATAAGGACAGACGCTACCAGCTGCTGAATGACGTCATCGATGCGGTCAAGCAGCAATGGAGCGGCCCGCTGTTCGTCCGCATCTCGGCGCATGACTACCATCCGGAAGGGCTAACCCCTGACGATTATGTAGACTACGCCAGAAGAATGAAGGCGCAAGGCGTCGACCTCATCGACGTCAGCTCAGGCGCCGTCCTTCCGGCTGTGCCGCCGAACATCTATCCCGGCTTCCAGGCCGCATACGCCGCACAGCTTCGCAAGGAAGCAGAGGTGGCTACAGGTGCAGTCGGCATCATTACACAGCCCGAGCTGGCCGAGAGCATCCTCGCCAGCGGGCAGGCCGACCTCGTCCTCCTCGGGCGGGAGCTGCTCCGTGATCCGTACTGGCCCCGCACAGCTGCTAAGCAGCTTGGCGTCACGCTCGAGCCGCCGAAGTCGTACAACCGCGGCTGGTAA
- a CDS encoding AraC family transcriptional regulator, with the protein MTSLPNAAATDVIIEDVVYQNPLLFLKIWEIRSEPSDSLSMEQPPAPMKWHYHKEVELLVMLEGRLGVQTQDDYTVLGPGDVYTLGSSQLHRTQRASAEELRYVVFQVDLTRHIDQSTLPYLSAFSELTEPLSRLNYIWVENARARQDAFALVMTIFREAQARGRGYELAVSAAIKQLLLLFIRSDTRSLLGYGAQDAELVRLQPALDYIDRHLTEKLTVEDVCELVHLSYHYFIKRFHKVIGLSFVDYVNYKRIKTAERLLLTQDLSIAEIGERVGIPNMAQFYKLFKRHNQCSPRTFKQRMQGEA; encoded by the coding sequence ATGACCAGCCTGCCGAACGCCGCCGCAACTGATGTCATCATCGAGGACGTCGTCTACCAGAACCCGCTTCTCTTCCTGAAAATATGGGAGATTCGCTCGGAGCCATCCGACTCCCTATCAATGGAGCAGCCGCCTGCGCCGATGAAGTGGCATTACCATAAGGAGGTCGAGCTGCTCGTCATGCTGGAGGGACGGCTCGGCGTGCAGACGCAGGACGATTACACCGTGCTCGGGCCGGGGGATGTGTACACGTTAGGCTCGTCCCAGCTTCATCGCACGCAGCGTGCCTCGGCCGAGGAACTCCGTTATGTCGTGTTCCAGGTCGATCTGACGAGGCATATAGACCAGAGCACACTGCCGTACTTGAGCGCATTCTCGGAGCTGACCGAGCCACTGAGTCGTCTGAATTACATCTGGGTCGAAAATGCTCGCGCCCGGCAAGACGCCTTCGCCCTCGTTATGACGATCTTCCGGGAGGCGCAGGCGCGCGGGCGCGGCTACGAGCTGGCCGTCAGCGCAGCGATCAAGCAGCTGCTCCTGCTGTTCATACGCAGCGATACCCGCTCGCTGCTCGGCTATGGCGCACAGGACGCGGAGCTGGTGCGGCTGCAGCCCGCGCTCGATTATATCGACCGCCATCTGACGGAGAAGCTGACGGTGGAGGACGTGTGCGAGCTGGTGCATCTGAGCTACCACTATTTCATCAAGCGGTTCCATAAGGTGATCGGCCTGTCGTTCGTGGATTATGTCAACTATAAGCGCATCAAGACGGCCGAACGCCTCCTACTGACGCAAGACCTCAGCATCGCGGAGATCGGCGAGCGCGTCGGCATTCCGAACATGGCGCAGTTCTACAAGCTGTTCAAGCGCCACAACCAATGCTCGCCGAGAACGTTCAAGCAGCGCATGCAGGGCGAGGCTTAG
- the rsbW gene encoding anti-sigma B factor RsbW, whose translation MSSSVVCLTVPAEPEYIDLVRLTLFGISSKLGFSFEEIEDMKVAVAEACNNAVLHAYDPGSPGVMEIRFERLASGLRIKVKDEGPSFDYTAKARAAESLHDKLLDDIHAGGLGIYLMQALMDEVEVNTGFGTEVVLTKRLVRSEEMV comes from the coding sequence ATGAGTTCAAGCGTTGTGTGTCTAACCGTACCTGCCGAGCCCGAATACATTGACCTGGTTCGACTGACGTTATTTGGCATCAGCTCGAAGCTCGGCTTTTCGTTCGAGGAGATAGAAGATATGAAGGTCGCCGTTGCCGAGGCCTGCAACAACGCGGTGCTGCACGCGTATGACCCTGGGAGTCCGGGCGTGATGGAGATTCGGTTCGAGCGTCTTGCCTCAGGCTTGCGCATTAAGGTGAAGGATGAGGGACCGAGCTTCGATTATACGGCCAAGGCGCGAGCGGCGGAGTCGCTGCACGATAAGCTGCTCGACGACATTCATGCCGGAGGGCTCGGCATCTACCTGATGCAGGCGCTAATGGATGAGGTCGAGGTGAATACGGGCTTCGGGACCGAGGTTGTGTTGACGAAGCGGCTTGTGCGAAGTGAGGAAATGGTATGA
- a CDS encoding IS4 family transposase, whose amino-acid sequence MDKDTLFSAFGKWVAPINPNIIPNWQSTTTLDRYVKKLDTLVFLYIFIEAQLEKRKGLRSIMRKLEHDEEFQKQLGIASISASQLSRKNNQLDPEVLQAILCNLITQLHRDARPVSGRIGTVKIIDSSTISVCLQRYKWATFRKTKAGVKLHLRVAFADPDHVYPDKAVVTPARPADRSQKDVLIDESDVTYLMDRGYLDYGKYDSYCERGIRFVSRLKDNAVVEEVEELSVNTDSDIIRDVKVVLGKAHKRMQHPFV is encoded by the coding sequence ATGGACAAGGATACACTATTTTCTGCATTTGGTAAATGGGTTGCACCAATAAATCCAAACATCATCCCGAATTGGCAAAGCACGACTACGCTCGACCGTTATGTGAAAAAGCTCGACACCTTAGTCTTTCTGTACATCTTCATCGAAGCACAGTTAGAGAAGCGAAAGGGTCTTCGTTCCATCATGCGAAAGCTGGAGCACGACGAGGAATTTCAAAAGCAACTCGGCATTGCTTCGATCAGCGCATCCCAGTTGTCCCGTAAAAATAATCAACTGGACCCAGAAGTACTTCAAGCCATCCTTTGTAATCTCATTACACAGTTGCATCGAGATGCTAGGCCGGTATCAGGGCGCATCGGAACGGTCAAGATTATAGACTCTTCTACGATCAGCGTTTGCCTACAGCGGTATAAATGGGCGACTTTCCGAAAAACGAAAGCAGGCGTGAAACTGCACCTGCGAGTGGCATTTGCTGACCCCGACCATGTTTATCCGGATAAGGCAGTGGTTACGCCTGCAAGGCCCGCAGACCGCAGCCAAAAGGACGTCCTGATCGATGAGTCGGACGTCACGTATCTGATGGACCGCGGGTATCTGGACTACGGCAAATACGACAGTTACTGCGAGCGTGGCATTCGATTCGTATCACGATTAAAGGACAATGCTGTTGTCGAAGAAGTGGAAGAACTTTCGGTGAACACAGATTCAGACATCATCCGCGATGTCAAAGTCGTGCTAGGCAAAGCTCACAAGCGCATGCAGCACCCCTTCGTATGA
- a CDS encoding transposase yields MIVTTDGRGNEVRIITNRFDLTAEELGDLYRSRWQIEMFFRWVKQNLKLTCFYGDSENAVMNQIWICLIAYCLLLLMKLELGTSRTLTELIEALKELMWQPWLRMVAAVERKPSRTSRGRQKKQKDQ; encoded by the coding sequence ATGATCGTCACCACAGACGGTCGCGGTAATGAGGTCCGTATCATTACGAATCGGTTCGACCTGACGGCAGAAGAGCTTGGTGACCTGTATCGTAGCCGCTGGCAGATCGAGATGTTCTTCCGGTGGGTCAAGCAGAACCTGAAGCTAACCTGTTTTTACGGTGACAGCGAGAACGCAGTGATGAATCAGATTTGGATCTGTTTAATTGCATACTGCTTGCTGCTGCTTATGAAGCTAGAACTGGGAACGAGTCGAACGTTAACGGAACTCATTGAGGCTTTGAAAGAACTCATGTGGCAACCGTGGCTGAGGATGGTCGCAGCAGTAGAGCGAAAACCAAGTCGAACTTCGAGAGGGCGACAGAAGAAACAGAAAGACCAGTAA
- a CDS encoding sirohydrochlorin chelatase, with amino-acid sequence MVKYGVLVISHGSRSAEWVRLVDEAVSSVKVPYGVPVYSSFLEIVEGRLIQDGITQLESIGVTDIIVVPLFVSSGSTHIDEIEYALGLKDEPLLPTDMERFAVQARLHMTPPIDDDPIIADILYEKLMPLSDNPEQELVLLVGHGSIEKGFHLRWRQGLELLADRLKSRGGFAEADGVMLLPNQVKWKLKLWNRRRPDCTVLVAPLFLSEGYFTSEVIPDRFRDYEYRYNGATLLPHPGISRWMERQIEAAIQCMEEEGTRDIRS; translated from the coding sequence ATGGTAAAATACGGGGTATTAGTCATCAGCCACGGCTCCCGAAGCGCGGAGTGGGTGCGTCTAGTCGATGAAGCGGTGAGCAGCGTCAAGGTGCCATATGGTGTGCCTGTCTATTCGTCGTTCCTTGAGATCGTCGAGGGGCGGCTTATCCAGGACGGCATTACGCAGCTCGAATCGATCGGCGTGACGGACATTATCGTTGTGCCGTTGTTCGTCTCCTCAGGCAGCACTCACATCGACGAGATCGAATATGCGCTCGGGCTGAAGGACGAGCCGCTGCTGCCGACGGACATGGAGCGCTTCGCCGTGCAGGCTCGTCTTCATATGACGCCGCCGATCGACGACGATCCGATCATCGCGGACATCTTGTACGAGAAGCTGATGCCGCTGTCGGACAATCCGGAGCAGGAGCTCGTTCTGCTGGTCGGGCACGGGAGCATTGAGAAGGGGTTCCACCTGCGCTGGCGTCAGGGACTGGAGCTGCTCGCAGACCGATTGAAGTCGCGGGGCGGCTTCGCGGAGGCCGATGGAGTCATGCTGCTGCCGAATCAGGTGAAGTGGAAGCTGAAGCTGTGGAACCGCCGCAGACCGGACTGTACGGTGCTGGTGGCGCCGCTTTTCTTAAGCGAAGGGTACTTCACGAGTGAGGTCATCCCGGATCGGTTCCGAGACTACGAGTATCGCTATAACGGAGCTACGCTGCTGCCGCACCCCGGCATATCCAGATGGATGGAGCGGCAGATCGAGGCGGCTATCCAGTGCATGGAAGAAGAAGGAACACGTGACATCAGGTCATGA
- a CDS encoding sigma-70 family RNA polymerase sigma factor: MSGIPERMVQVSTEELIQSYQSTGCNDTATLLLQRYESMVRMAAAKMSRNRPDLFEDLYQVGQMSVLKLLKQFKPSMGVQFEAYMMKSVIGHMKNYLRDKSWYVQVPRRIKEKGSRIQHVVDQLTVQLERSPNVEEIAAVMELSVEETIEILAGRDYYHYISLDTPLSSDESGSTIGDVIGSPGDAYSHVENRLAMEQAMTHLKPEEQKVLKLIFEEGHSQRLIAQQLGVSQMSVSRIQKRALDKLKLHLQEPDGEADH; encoded by the coding sequence ATGAGTGGAATTCCGGAGCGAATGGTGCAGGTAAGCACGGAGGAGCTCATTCAGAGCTACCAGTCTACGGGCTGCAACGATACTGCGACGCTTTTGCTCCAGCGCTACGAGTCGATGGTAAGAATGGCGGCTGCGAAGATGTCGCGCAATCGTCCCGATCTGTTCGAGGACTTGTACCAGGTCGGTCAGATGTCGGTGCTGAAGCTGCTGAAGCAGTTCAAGCCGAGCATGGGCGTCCAGTTCGAGGCATATATGATGAAGAGCGTCATCGGTCATATGAAAAATTACTTGCGCGACAAGTCCTGGTACGTGCAAGTGCCGCGACGCATTAAGGAAAAAGGAAGCCGTATCCAGCATGTCGTCGACCAGCTGACGGTCCAGCTCGAACGCTCGCCGAACGTGGAGGAGATCGCTGCCGTCATGGAGCTGTCGGTCGAGGAGACGATCGAGATATTGGCCGGACGGGACTATTACCATTACATATCGCTCGATACTCCGCTGTCGTCCGATGAGAGCGGCTCGACGATCGGCGATGTCATCGGCAGTCCGGGCGATGCGTACTCGCACGTGGAGAACCGGCTCGCGATGGAGCAGGCGATGACACATTTGAAGCCCGAGGAGCAGAAGGTGCTGAAGCTCATCTTCGAGGAGGGCCACTCGCAGCGGCTGATCGCCCAGCAGCTTGGCGTATCGCAGATGAGCGTCTCCCGCATCCAGAAGCGCGCCCTCGACAAGCTGAAGCTGCACCTGCAAGAGCCTGACGGCGAGGCGGATCATTAA